The sequence TACTCTGGGGAGATGAGATCGAAGCCGTGGGTTTCACGGCTGCACGGAAAATGATTTCCTGACCCGTTGAGATCCCTCCGGTGATTCCTCCGGCATGGTTGGTGACAAAGCCGTCAGAGGACATATCATCGTTGTGCTCTGTTCCGAACATATCCGCCGCTTTAAAGCCCTCACCGATCTCAAAACCTTTTACGGCGCCGATGGACATGATTCCCTTGGCAAGATCCGCCTCAAGTTTATCAAATACGGGTTCTCCCAGACCCGGAGATACTCCCTCTATTCTGCACTCTATGATTCCACCGGCGCTGTTGCCCTTGTCTATAAGTGATTCAATAACCTCAATCATCTTTACTGCAGCATCGGGGTCACAGGCTCTTACTGGATTCTTCTCAATCTGTTCCGGAACATATTTTTCGCATCTGATTCCTGCCGCGGCAAGTGTGTAGGCGGTAATGGTGATTCCCTTTTCTCTGAGGATCTTCTTGGCTATGGCGCCGGCTGCAACACGAGCTGCTGTCTCTCTGCCCGACGCACGGCCGCTGCCACGCCAGTCTCTGATACCGTATTTCTTATGATAGGTATAGTCAGCATGACCCGGACGGTATTTATCCATCACATCGTTGTAATCACTTGAGATTGTATTTGTGTTGTGAAGTATCATCATCAGGGGGGTACCGGTGGCTTTACCTTCAAAGGTGCCGCTCTGGATGGTCACCTCATCACTCTCCTTGCGGGGAGTCGTTATGTCGGACTGACCGGGTTTCCGGCGGTCCATTTCCGGCTGGATATCTTCTTCTGAGATAGGGAGTCCGGGAGGTACGCCGTCGACGATAACACCCACACTCCTACCGTGGGATTCTCCGAAAGTGGTAATTCTGAATGCTGTTCCGAAACTGTTACCGCCCATATACGCTCCTGATGACCTGAACCGTTTTTTCAGCAGACTCCTGCTGATCCAGGCCGTGAATATTAATTATATGATCACCCTGCTCAAGCAGAGTCGTTCTTCTTTTTTTATACAGTTCACCAAAAGAGGTTTTGGGATCATCTCCCTCCAGAAAGGGGGGAATGCCTTTTCGTATGATTCTCTCAAAGAGGATATCCTCTTCTTCATCAAGTATAAAGATTCGGGCACCCGCATCTTTGAGCAGTTTAACTGCTTCAGGATTTTCCAGGGTTCCTCCTCCCAGAGAGAGAATACTCAGTTCATCCTCAGTAGACTCCCCGAGATAAGTCCTCAGGGCCTGGGCTTCCTTCTGCATAAATGCATCGCCCCCCTTTTCTCTGTACCATTTTCTGACAGACCACTTGAAGGGGAGTATCTTCAGGATGAGATCATCCAGGTCGTGAAAGGGGAGTTCAAGTCTTTTGGACAGAATATGTCCTACTGTAGATTTCCCTGTGTGTTTGATTCCACCCAATATAATTACCGGCATATTTGCATTTTTTCAAACACTGAGTCAAAAGGCAAGCCCCATTGAGTAAATAAGCAATGCTAAAAAAGAATATTAAAATGCCGATAAATAGAATAACACCCTCGGGTTCCGGGCTTATTAGGCTGGAAAGCTGTGTTTCAGCTTTATAATCGGGAGTGGAATTAAAACAGCGGGATTGCAAATCAGTCCCCACAGCAGAGGAGTTCAAAATGAAATCTTACAGCATTAAAGGCACACCCGGACGGAAAGATATACTGGAAGTCCTGAGAGAAAACAAAGACGGTTATCAGGTTAAAATTATTCGCGACAGAAGCGGCTGGATGGAAGAGAAAAAAGAATTCATGCCCAGGGAGCTTTTTGATACCTGTATCCGCACAGAATATCTGAAACCCATCACCCCGGGGATCTGATTTCCCCGGTTCAGCAGATCATTGGTTACCATAGGACTGTTCAATTAAGAACAGCATTATACATTAATCCTGATCGTACCAGAAACTGATCTGCTGGCGCAGCTCTTTTACTCCGTCTTTTTTGACAGAAGAGAGGGTCTGTATGCTCCAGGGAATAGGCAGTCCCTTCAGAGCCTTATTCATTTCACTCAGTGTTTTCTGTCTTGCACCGCTCTTTATCTTATCTGCCTTACTCAGCACTATATGAACTTCTCTATCCCCCGTAACTGCCAGATCAAGCATAGCCCGGTCAAGCTCTGTCAGAGGGTGTCTGATATCCATTACCAGCACGATTCCCACAAGGGACTCTCTCTTGAGGATGTAGTCGGTCATCTCCTGCTGCCAGCGTTTCTTCTCTTTGGGGGGAACTTTGGCGTAGCCGTATCCCGGCAGGTCCGCTATACGCAGATCATCGGTAACCTTGAACATGTTAATATGCTGCGTCTTGCCGGGTACTGATGATGTCTTGGCAAGATTCTTTCTGTTGGCAAGGGCATTGAGAGCACTGGATTTACCAGCATTTGATCTGCCGGCAAAGGCTATCTCTATTCCATTTTCCTGGGGCAGTGCTTTTACATAGGCCCCACTCATTACAAATTTGATGGTATTGAAGTTTATTTCTTTCACGGGCTTATAATAGCGGAAAAGGGGAGGGAAATGAAAGGGGAGGCTTTGTACAGATGGAAAGAATAGTTTATTATCCATTCTATGAAGATAAGAATGAATACAGTTCTATTGGGAATACTCACACTCATAGCCCTGGGCGCTGTACTCCATGTCATGCAGCTGGTATTTTTACCCCTGGTTATAGCGGTCCTTCTATCGTTTATTCTTACCCCACTGGTCACTCATTTTAATAAAAAAATATCACGAACCCTGGCTGTATTGCTGGTTATCATAATCCTTATAGTGGTCCTCTATGTGATCGGCTGGTTTTTCTATACGAGTATAACTTCGTTTATTTCGGTCATCGGTTATTATCAGGACAGGTTCAGCATTATTATCAACGAGCTGGTTCTCCGCTATAATCTGCCCGATGATATTCTGGAGCTTATGGAGATCTCAGGCAGCCTGAGAACCGGAGTCTATAATATTTCGATCTCCTTTGTGAATTTTGCGGGTCAGCTGATTATTGTGCTCTTCTTTGTGGTTTTCATGCTTCTTGAAAATCCCCTGTCTGAGCGAAAAATGAAAATGGCTTTTCCCAAGTTAAGTGTTCAGACCCGTCTGAGTGCAATCATCAAAAAAATTACATCACAGATCGCCAGATATCTGACTGTAAAGCTTGGAATCTCAGCAGCCACGGGTGCTCTTGTGGCTCTATGTCTCTATTTCATTGGTCTTGATTTCTACCTGATGTGGGGCTTTCTGGCCATCCTGTTCAACTTCATACCCAATATCGGCTCCACTGTGATCATGATTGCAACAATACTTATGTCATTTATACAGTTTTATCCCGAGTGGAACCCAATTCTGGCTACCCTTATCACGATGCCCCTTATTCAGATGATTTTTGGTAATTTCCTTGATCCCAAACTGCAGGGGAATCAGCTGGACCTCTCCCCGGTAATTATCCTGGTCTCTCTGGTGTTCTGGGGATGGATCTGGGGTATTCCGGGTATGTTTCTGGCAGTTCCCCTTGCTGAAGCCATTAAAATCATCTGTGCCAATATTGAAACCCTGGAACCCGTCAGCATTCTGATGAGCAGCGGGAAGGCACTTAATACAAGAAGGCGAAAGAAAAAAAACAATCCTGAGACGGACAATGCTGAACCTGAGAGTTCAGAGCTCCCTGTGGATTCAGAAAATAAGGAAAAATAAATAATGAGCAGACTTGATGCCATTCTCTTTGATATGGACGGGACCCTTATGGATTCCGAACCCTGCTGGCTGCGTGCCGACCTTGCGATGATAGCCGCCTTCGGTGGTTTTATGACCGAGGAGGAGCACGATGCCTGTATCGGTATGGGGGCCGTCACCTTTCTCCCCTATGTACAGGAGAAGTACGGTATAACAGCTTCCTTCGATGAAATGAAAGAATTCCAGGAAAAAACATTTCTTGAGATTGCCAGAGCCGAACTCAAACCCTTTTCCGAGATGATCGAATTCTCACGCTGGGCCAGAGAGAAGGCCATACCCATTGCAATAGCCTCAGGGTCCACTAACCATATAATAGAGGAAATGACGGCCCTCACGGGGATTCAGGAGCTGTTTCCTGTAAGAGTGTCCTCTCACGAAGTGGAAAAGGGCAAGCCTTTTCCCGATGTATTTCTGGAAGCGGCTAAACGGCTGGCTGTAAAACCCGAGAACTGTCTGGTTATTGAAGATTCACCCGTAGGTGTCATGGCCGCCTATCAGGCAGGGATGCACACTGTTGCCGTACCCCCACCTGTTGTGCAGGATCCAAAGGGATACCTGAACAAAGCCGACCATCTTTATGAGGATGGTATGCTCGGATTCAGTTCAGAAAAGATGATCCTCTGGCTGAAGGAATACTTCAGCGACAGCACATTCTAATCTGAAGATTTAAATCAGGACTCTTCAAAGATTCCCGTATTAGAGGGAGTCGCTTCCTCCTGGGCAGCGGTTCCTGCCATCTCTCCCATATTCATCTCTATCTCAACAATACCCTCATCTCCACTGTCAGTTTTAGCAGGTATACGGATCAGCGCATTAGCGGGCCCATCCTTGGGGACCAGGAAAATATTCTGCAGGAAATCACTTGAAATAGAGGGAAGGAATACAATCCAGGCCTTGAAAGGCTGATCGGGAGTGACGATGATAGTGTCCCCGCTCATGGTTTTCTTCATATTTGCCTTTTTCTGTGCCTGTTCAAAGTCACTGTCATAGTAGGGCTGCCAGTCGATGTCTAATGTCCGGCGGGAACGGGCTCTTGATTCTGAGCGGTCGTCAAGTGAAATAGTAATATCCCTGAGTTTAATTTCCACTTCAGAGCTCATCGTTGTGATGGTGGTGTCAAAGACAAAGAACTGCTTTCGCGGGAGTTTCCCGGGGTAGTTATAGTAGGGGTTGTAATCATCTCCGAAACGTTTCCGGCTCTCCTGCTCTGTCACATAGCGGAGTTGAAATACAATATCCCCCACAGTTTTCTCTATTACA comes from Oceanispirochaeta sp. M1 and encodes:
- a CDS encoding shikimate kinase — its product is MPVIILGGIKHTGKSTVGHILSKRLELPFHDLDDLILKILPFKWSVRKWYREKGGDAFMQKEAQALRTYLGESTEDELSILSLGGGTLENPEAVKLLKDAGARIFILDEEEDILFERIIRKGIPPFLEGDDPKTSFGELYKKRRTTLLEQGDHIINIHGLDQQESAEKTVQVIRSVYGR
- the aroC gene encoding chorismate synthase; this translates as MGGNSFGTAFRITTFGESHGRSVGVIVDGVPPGLPISEEDIQPEMDRRKPGQSDITTPRKESDEVTIQSGTFEGKATGTPLMMILHNTNTISSDYNDVMDKYRPGHADYTYHKKYGIRDWRGSGRASGRETAARVAAGAIAKKILREKGITITAYTLAAAGIRCEKYVPEQIEKNPVRACDPDAAVKMIEVIESLIDKGNSAGGIIECRIEGVSPGLGEPVFDKLEADLAKGIMSIGAVKGFEIGEGFKAADMFGTEHNDDMSSDGFVTNHAGGITGGISTGQEIIFRAAVKPTASISSPQSTVNMKGDECEIITEGRHDPIICPRIIPVMEAMAAIVVCDHLLRLGAQKSLQMT
- a CDS encoding HAD family phosphatase yields the protein MSRLDAILFDMDGTLMDSEPCWLRADLAMIAAFGGFMTEEEHDACIGMGAVTFLPYVQEKYGITASFDEMKEFQEKTFLEIARAELKPFSEMIEFSRWAREKAIPIAIASGSTNHIIEEMTALTGIQELFPVRVSSHEVEKGKPFPDVFLEAAKRLAVKPENCLVIEDSPVGVMAAYQAGMHTVAVPPPVVQDPKGYLNKADHLYEDGMLGFSSEKMILWLKEYFSDSTF
- the yihA gene encoding ribosome biogenesis GTP-binding protein YihA/YsxC; protein product: MKEINFNTIKFVMSGAYVKALPQENGIEIAFAGRSNAGKSSALNALANRKNLAKTSSVPGKTQHINMFKVTDDLRIADLPGYGYAKVPPKEKKRWQQEMTDYILKRESLVGIVLVMDIRHPLTELDRAMLDLAVTGDREVHIVLSKADKIKSGARQKTLSEMNKALKGLPIPWSIQTLSSVKKDGVKELRQQISFWYDQD
- a CDS encoding AI-2E family transporter, which translates into the protein MKIRMNTVLLGILTLIALGAVLHVMQLVFLPLVIAVLLSFILTPLVTHFNKKISRTLAVLLVIIILIVVLYVIGWFFYTSITSFISVIGYYQDRFSIIINELVLRYNLPDDILELMEISGSLRTGVYNISISFVNFAGQLIIVLFFVVFMLLENPLSERKMKMAFPKLSVQTRLSAIIKKITSQIARYLTVKLGISAATGALVALCLYFIGLDFYLMWGFLAILFNFIPNIGSTVIMIATILMSFIQFYPEWNPILATLITMPLIQMIFGNFLDPKLQGNQLDLSPVIILVSLVFWGWIWGIPGMFLAVPLAEAIKIICANIETLEPVSILMSSGKALNTRRRKKKNNPETDNAEPESSELPVDSENKEK